Part of the Capsicum annuum cultivar UCD-10X-F1 chromosome 12, UCD10Xv1.1, whole genome shotgun sequence genome is shown below.
TGAACACAAATAAGCCATTGCAGATATTTAGAAGTCAATGAACTTCTAAATCGATCAAGAATACGACCACCGATGCCAAATGCACATTCCGATGCCACACTTGACATCGGAATAGCCaatacatcatgagccaactgtGAAAGGACAGGAAATCTAGGAGAATTAACTTTCCAccaatttacaacaacaacaacaaacccagtgtattcccacttagtggggtctggggggggtaagatgtacgcagtccatacctctacctctgatgaagtagaaaggctgtttccgaaagacccccggctcaagtcacgagatatcacacaaacacatagtacagcacagaagcagatgacataacatagatacggcacccataaggaatataaaacagagtaaagcaggaatgcaggaatatacagcggaggaaagcacacatattcgtaataaacatggaacacggaacacggaacattgaatacggaatcataacaggaataccccccaccaatttattccctacactagcgacccgaactggccctaatcctctgccgtaattctcatcttccataccttcctatctagggtcatgtcctcggtgagctgtaactgttccatgtcccgcctaatcacctcaccccagtacttcttcggtctacccctaccccgtctaaaaccatccaacgctagcctctcacacctacggaccggggcatccgtgcccctcctcttcaccAATTTAAGATATCAAAATCCTCAGATTTAGATTCGGATCCAGGCTCGGGCACAGGCTCTTGGTCTTCACCAAGGTATTTATCCAACTCTGATTTAGTACCTCCAATACTACCACAATCTTTTGACTTTTTCTTCATGTGAAGCTTATTTCTCAAAGTGTTTGTTTTTAAGCTTTGAGGAACACCAGAATTAGATGAACCAGACGAGTCAGATGAAGTGTATCCAGATGAAGATGGATTATTTTTAGAACCTTTTGAATACTTCCTAACATAGAAAGCAAACAAATTCTTCAAATAAGTTTCTACTTCAGCacctactttttttttcatttctttccctAATAGCTCTTCAAGAGCAAAGCTAACATACTCAAACTTATTACGAGGATCCAACACAGAAGTAATAAAAATCATTTTGTTCATCTTTGCAGAAGTCCCCCAATAATTCTTGAACTTTCTTTCATTCCCAACTCAACATCATCACTTGTCATACACTCTTTCAAATAAGCATCAAGTTCATATTAATCCTCAAAATGAACATTACAAGTGACATACCGTGAACCTGAAACCTTTAAAGTGAGCATATAAAATCTTTCAAGAAACTTTATCCATTCCTCACATTGACCCAATCATCACTTTGAATTGAACCTGCAACACTACTATCTTCACAAACATCAGTAGAAAGATAAGAATTAAACTTATCATCATAAAGATCAAACCTCTCAGAAGCTTTCTCAAACTTTTCTGCCATCTCCAACATCAAATAGGTGGAATTCCACCTAGTAGGCACGTCAAATGACAACTTcttagcatattttattttttgtatttcacaACATTTATTGAAGTTTCTTGTTCTTGCAGGAGAGGATCTGACATACTTAACCATTTACCTTACCCGTTTGATAGAAGGACCAATTTCTTTCAAACCATCTTGCATAATTAGATTAAGTATATGAGTCATACATCTTACATGGAGATGTTTACCATCCATCACATTGGTGCCCCACATATCTAACTTCTTAGACAATGCGGGAACTGCAATATTATTTGAAGAAGCATTGTCAACAGTAGCAGTGAACACACTGACCAAATTCCAATCAAGCAAACAATTACTAATACACTCCGCCAAATGCTCACCTTTATGACTGGTGATAGGGCAAAAGTTCAAAATTCTTTTATGAAGCACCCAATCACGATCAATAAAGTGAGCAGTCAAACACATATAGTTAAGCTTTTGCACCGATGTCCATGTGTCTGTTGTAAGACAGATTCTTGGTTGCATTCCTCTAAATTACTTCTTCAAGCTTAGTCTCAATTCACCATAAACATCATAGCAATCTCTTGTTATTGTTCTACGGGAAGGAATCCAAAACAAAGATTGGGCTTTACTCATAAACTTCTTAAAGCCTTCATTTTCTACGAAGCTAAATGGCAGTTCATCTACAATTATCATCTCAACTAAAGCTCTCCTAACTACCTCTTGCTCAAATTTCCAATATTCTCCTGATGAATCCTTTGTTTGAAAGTTTAACAATGTCTGGCCACTACTACCCAAATGTTGTCTCAATCCACTTGTTCCATTTTTAGTTGTATTAGCAACATAATTTTGATGGCAATGCAGACATTTTCTTTAACTAGTTTACCATTTTCAATATCTTTTCAAAATGTTCCCAAGCAGTAGGTCTACTTTccatttctttccttttattttgatCTGTAGTGTCAATTGAGTTGTCATTACTGTTATCAGGTACACTATCAGTTGAACCGGCCATACTAACTCGACTTTCATCGGCCATCTATGTAAAATtcgaaagaaaaaacaaaattaaaagtgTTCAGAGTTTAGACTGTTTAACAATCGAACATATTTCACAAAATCAGAAAAATCAATTTACAGAATCAGTTaatcaaaaaaatcaacaaaaaatctCACTCTTCAACAAATCACCGATTAAAATCAAAAGGAACTAAGGTAGCAAATAAAATTAACACTATACAGTAAACTCTAAAGTCCTCAGGGTCTTTTTATATAGAGAACAAAAAGGAAAGTGGACTGATACAGTGATACCGACGGAATACTAAGCAAAATTGTCAGAGTCTTAATTAGTAAAGTATgcaatttaatattttatgactTAGGGGTTGTTTAATCTACACATATGTCCCAAAATCAAACCCAAAACAGCTTAATAGTGCAAAATAACAAGGAacatatatgaaaataaagattttgcgttttataaaaatcaaaagtgAAAGTAGGTGTGCTACGTGTCTATTAATAGTCAAACTTATTATTTCACAATcactgaagaagaagaaaaatgaaaaaaagaaaaaagaaaatgatactTGATTCGCCGCTGAGCCTCTCCGGTGAGTTTGCCGTTCGTCGCTCATTGTCCGGCGTCCCGCTTTCCGCCGTTCGTACTTCGTCTCTTCGATGGATTTTAATtgctaaagaaaagaaagtgccAATTGCTGCTGCTAAGTGATGTTGTGAGTTCAGTTGTGAGTGGTGACATATGTCTTACCGATTTGCTGTTGCCCGTTTGGGTATTTGCCATTTGGGCCGACTGATTGGATTTGGTCCTAATTTTTAGATAATTGTATAAATAACATGAATACTAAcacttttggaagtaattacactttcttccattttttaaattattttattctctcttcctattaatatatataatatagctGACATATATATAGCATTTTATGTATAtgatgggatttttgtaataCGTTTTGGGAGTTAGAATTTTTTGCaatattagaaacataagttgtgtatttatataatttttagataattattaattGGGGTGGGCTAGTGCCTGGTGTATAAATTAATTGGGCTGTGTAGACTAAATACTGAATAGcctgtatttgtataaaaatttgatttaaaCCGCATACCGAAATACATAAACACAATAACCGAAACCCGAACCAAATATcgatttatattaaaaaataaataccgaactgaaaaatcaaaatcaaaaaattgaattaattcggttcgattttttaGTTTTCGGTATTTATGCCCACCCCTACTAGCCCAAGTTtttatggttgggttgctcagggtgatgattatacgccagaaggtgcAGTAGGAGAATACTTATGAgggaaaaggggagttgatgaataTTATATCATCTGAGAACGAATAAAAGAGGAAACATAGGATATGAGGGAATTTGTAGCGGATCTGGCCAATtaaattgacttaaaacatgaaaaatttgaataaagtacatatatgaaagtgtatccaaaaataaaaattcgtcTGTtatctctctcaaagaaaaatagtgcagctgGGCACTTTGCTGGAGAGCTGCAACTAGCTAGCGTGGTCggaatgatcacctacatagaaaatagtaGAACATCAAGAAAGCAACTTTgtgggcatcgagggttgaaatgatgtacagtaagtcaagaaaaTTTGCCCCAAGAATAGCTGCAATTAAAacaaggaatctaagcgaaggcggcagtttctgaattttaaattgcatcccaagccttcttgtttgtgtttctaattaggtccactgctattgatctgatcaaaaccacaaacaagaacGAAAGGCAAATTGAGTGATTACTTTCTTAgtaatatggatataattgattgtgttttcttttctTAGCACACTTTCAACATATCTTGAAGAATATTAGAGGCATGCTATAGTATGTaaatcctgataattttcaagcttgcctctagcttgTTGATTTGGTCTTCAAGTTTATCATTGCTGTCTTTGAGCTTAGTATAGAGTTCATGGTTTTTTGTGAGCTTGTCATTTAGGAACACTTTCTTTGAAGTTGTAGCATTGTAAAAGGCCTTTAGAAGGCTTCCAGAACATTTTCTTtagaaggcttaaatgatacatggagggttgctatgtttgttttaggttaaCGTATTAATGTACACTCAAGCAATGGTTCGAgaaaggcatgggatgcaatttaaaattcagaaattgccgccttggcttaattccttattttaactgcagctaTTCTTGGCGCAAAttttcttgacttactgtacatcattacAACCCTTGGTGTTTGCATAGCTGTTTTCTTGGTGTTCTATTATTTTCGATGTAGGTGATCATTTCGACCACGCTAGCTAGTAGCATCTCCCTAGCAAAGTGCCcagctgcactatttttctttgaaagaGACAACAGATGgattttcattactgg
Proteins encoded:
- the LOC124889407 gene encoding zinc finger BED domain-containing protein RICESLEEPER 2-like, which encodes MNKMIFITSVLDPRNKFEYVSFALEELLGKEMKKKVGAEVETYLKNLFAFYVRKYSKGSKNNPSSSGYTSSDSSGSSNSGVPQSLKTNTLRNKLHMKKKSKDCGSIGGTKSELDKYLGEDQEPVPEPGSESKSEDFDILNWWKVNSPRFPVLSQLAHDVLAIPMSSVASECAFGIGGRILDRFRSSLTSKYLQWLICVQDWIRQETSPICVEENLEFLEKLELGKKLRILYFCVFFEKK